From one Tsukamurella tyrosinosolvens genomic stretch:
- a CDS encoding DEAD/DEAH box helicase, with protein MRGLGTAVLNELNRGGPSSAIDLSSRLSQTVTDVQEVLFEYTEVFVEPTGGDDLWSVTPATDVERRLGLRGRLRPWQVTALQTWFTQGRNGVVEAVTGTGKTDLGLAAIADARKRGVPTLVLVPDSAAVEHWRNAVAVEFPDVVVGVPDRSRALALNQQIVIATAAGVGKRPLTAFHSRGLVIVDEVQRFLVTDLTDTVFPRRELTERLALTASFEWAAPGVERVLTPYFGARIEGCDYRRAADEGILPRPAVVTVGVSFSMDERREYETCANRIQRAEKNLREIGIDLGAGVLETAREIEAGSLVGEVGFLAKELLDAHEARRSVLGRCSAKAAAVAKISVGLEGLGCVVFTTDSDMSVAVAKAVRGTGRAAVDIPDRSDATSAIGLFERGKATVLATSRLLDEGVAVPTAQVGIVTAPARSRGQMLQRMGRIVQDGRRGAMVVVYVNGTPEDPDVGMPEDVHCGPLFGIAELQKDLTPVEAGQFLSGWCSGDVADVISPVESAAQAPEDVERESWDPRDAIRDIFDEYSGVLTWDELREVLPDIEVENVLMHGLDGVTWMRVGDHLVGSYQAEEGDIAERIVELETLADAHEADIDADRTAGELRSEWRGAAKRLGGLAVRRAETLWQALGGRIRREPAPGRPAGEPPTRVVDFGVPTSETEEPGRSSNSDQAAALVIDRIRQHGGRAEQLADRRLAVTGTTGSSYTARVLDATAGAWRIDWDDHELTDSVGRHEVIVFVDRQDGAPVFYVVPSATFAKRLKSVRKAWLRAGNRPGGAGWVGVERFVVNDRLDRWDLLGIGEATAVEHEGGPQPEPTPEVVLPPAEEAVPELVWSDRGELRVSIDIEDNHIIGFFDPVTSELRIALAQGAPEFVDKKFRNPAAAAGAVKSKIAGRTVFGIGYQDWIVDEKCRLNLATHLAGR; from the coding sequence ATGCGGGGTCTCGGGACAGCGGTACTGAACGAATTGAACCGGGGCGGTCCGTCGTCCGCCATCGACCTCTCCTCGCGGCTGTCACAGACCGTCACCGATGTGCAGGAGGTGTTGTTCGAGTACACCGAGGTGTTCGTCGAACCGACCGGTGGGGACGATCTGTGGTCGGTCACGCCGGCCACCGACGTCGAGCGACGGTTGGGGTTGCGCGGAAGGTTGCGACCGTGGCAGGTGACGGCCTTGCAAACATGGTTCACTCAGGGCCGCAACGGGGTCGTGGAGGCCGTGACGGGCACTGGCAAGACCGATCTGGGTCTGGCGGCGATCGCGGACGCGCGCAAACGTGGCGTCCCGACTCTCGTGCTGGTCCCCGATTCGGCGGCTGTCGAGCACTGGCGCAACGCGGTGGCGGTCGAGTTCCCGGACGTCGTCGTAGGAGTCCCCGATCGAAGTAGAGCACTGGCTCTCAATCAGCAGATCGTGATCGCGACTGCAGCCGGAGTCGGGAAGCGCCCCCTGACCGCTTTCCACAGTAGGGGCCTGGTGATAGTCGATGAGGTCCAGCGATTCCTCGTGACCGATCTCACGGACACCGTGTTCCCCCGACGGGAACTCACCGAGCGGCTGGCGCTCACGGCGTCGTTCGAGTGGGCGGCACCAGGCGTCGAGCGGGTCCTCACCCCCTATTTCGGCGCCCGAATCGAGGGGTGCGACTACCGGCGCGCCGCGGACGAAGGGATCCTGCCACGCCCCGCGGTCGTCACCGTAGGGGTCAGCTTCTCCATGGACGAACGACGCGAATACGAGACCTGTGCGAACCGGATCCAGCGCGCGGAGAAGAACCTACGAGAAATCGGCATCGATCTCGGTGCAGGAGTATTGGAGACCGCCCGTGAGATCGAGGCGGGCTCGCTCGTCGGAGAGGTCGGGTTTCTGGCCAAGGAGCTCCTGGACGCACATGAGGCGCGTCGATCCGTACTCGGGCGGTGTTCCGCCAAAGCTGCCGCCGTTGCAAAGATCTCGGTTGGACTGGAGGGGCTCGGCTGCGTCGTATTCACCACTGATAGCGACATGTCCGTAGCCGTCGCCAAGGCGGTTCGGGGGACGGGCCGGGCCGCGGTCGACATTCCCGATCGATCCGACGCGACGTCGGCGATCGGGTTGTTCGAACGAGGGAAGGCCACGGTGCTCGCTACTTCGCGCCTCCTGGACGAGGGGGTGGCGGTGCCGACTGCACAGGTGGGGATCGTTACTGCTCCAGCTCGCAGTCGTGGCCAGATGCTCCAGAGGATGGGGCGGATCGTGCAGGACGGTCGGCGGGGCGCGATGGTGGTCGTCTACGTCAACGGGACTCCTGAGGATCCTGATGTAGGGATGCCGGAGGACGTGCATTGCGGCCCGCTGTTCGGAATCGCGGAACTGCAGAAGGACTTGACCCCTGTTGAGGCCGGGCAGTTCCTGAGCGGCTGGTGCTCAGGGGACGTGGCGGACGTGATTTCTCCTGTCGAATCCGCGGCTCAGGCGCCTGAGGACGTCGAGAGGGAGTCGTGGGACCCGCGCGATGCGATTCGGGACATCTTCGACGAATACTCGGGCGTCCTTACGTGGGACGAGCTCCGGGAGGTGCTTCCCGACATCGAAGTCGAGAACGTCCTTATGCACGGGCTGGACGGGGTGACGTGGATGAGAGTCGGTGACCACCTGGTCGGCTCCTATCAGGCCGAAGAAGGTGACATCGCGGAACGGATCGTCGAACTGGAGACTCTCGCCGATGCGCATGAGGCGGACATCGACGCCGACCGCACGGCCGGCGAACTCCGATCCGAGTGGCGCGGTGCCGCCAAGCGGCTCGGCGGGTTGGCGGTACGGCGCGCGGAGACGCTGTGGCAGGCGCTCGGAGGACGTATCCGACGCGAACCGGCGCCGGGAAGGCCTGCTGGTGAGCCCCCGACTCGGGTTGTCGACTTCGGCGTGCCGACGAGTGAGACTGAGGAGCCAGGCCGAAGTTCGAACTCCGATCAGGCGGCCGCCCTTGTTATTGACCGCATCCGTCAGCACGGAGGGCGAGCGGAACAGCTCGCGGATCGACGATTGGCCGTCACCGGGACGACCGGCTCGAGTTACACGGCTCGCGTGCTCGACGCGACGGCAGGCGCATGGAGGATCGATTGGGATGACCATGAGCTGACGGACAGCGTCGGGAGGCATGAAGTCATCGTCTTCGTGGACCGTCAGGACGGCGCGCCCGTGTTCTACGTCGTGCCGAGTGCAACCTTCGCGAAACGATTGAAGTCGGTCAGGAAGGCGTGGCTGAGGGCCGGAAACCGACCCGGTGGCGCAGGTTGGGTCGGTGTCGAGCGATTCGTCGTCAACGACCGACTGGACCGTTGGGACCTCCTCGGCATCGGTGAGGCGACCGCCGTCGAACACGAAGGTGGACCCCAGCCGGAGCCGACTCCCGAGGTCGTGCTTCCGCCTGCGGAGGAGGCGGTCCCAGAACTCGTGTGGTCGGATCGGGGTGAACTTCGTGTGAGCATTGATATCGAGGACAATCACATCATCGGATTCTTCGACCCCGTCACCTCAGAACTGCGAATAGCACTGGCTCAAGGGGCTCCCGAATTCGTGGACAAGAAGTTCAGAAATCCTGCGGCCGCGGCGGGCGCTGTCAAGTCGAAGATCGCTGGCCGCACCGTTTTCGGGATCGGCTACCAGGATTGGATCGTCGACGAGAAGTGTCGACTCAATCTAGCCACGCATCTTGCCGGTCGGTGA
- the istB gene encoding IS21-like element helper ATPase IstB, giving the protein MTATANKNQTNALAPSLRRRGGLTEEAALAAVDQACRRLRLPTVRSMIDQHLTAAAKQQLSYQGFLAELLLAEVDDRDRRSTVRRVKAAGFPREKWLADFDFDANPDIEPATIHQLATGDWIRHGLPLCLIGDSGTGKSHLLIGLGTAAAEQGFRVRYTLATKLVNELVEAADEKQLAKTINRYGRVDLLIIDELGYMELDRRGAELLFQVLTEREEKNSVAIASNQSFSGWTDTFTDPRLCAAIVDRLTYRGTIIETGTHSYRLAHTEAAATAG; this is encoded by the coding sequence ATGACCGCAACCGCCAATAAGAACCAGACGAATGCGCTGGCCCCGTCGTTGCGCCGCCGGGGCGGCCTCACCGAAGAAGCCGCCCTCGCCGCCGTTGACCAGGCCTGCCGGCGCCTACGCCTGCCGACAGTGCGGTCGATGATCGACCAGCACCTCACCGCCGCCGCCAAGCAGCAATTGTCCTACCAGGGGTTCCTCGCCGAACTCCTGCTCGCCGAAGTCGACGACCGGGACCGCCGCTCCACTGTTCGCCGCGTCAAAGCCGCGGGGTTCCCGCGGGAGAAGTGGCTGGCGGACTTCGACTTCGACGCCAACCCCGACATCGAACCCGCCACCATCCACCAGCTCGCCACCGGCGACTGGATCCGCCACGGACTGCCGCTCTGCCTCATCGGCGACTCCGGAACCGGCAAATCCCATCTGCTGATCGGATTGGGAACCGCTGCCGCCGAGCAAGGCTTTAGAGTCCGCTACACCCTCGCCACCAAACTAGTGAACGAGCTGGTCGAGGCCGCTGACGAGAAGCAGCTCGCGAAGACCATCAACCGCTACGGCCGCGTTGACCTGCTCATCATCGACGAGCTCGGCTACATGGAACTCGATCGCCGCGGCGCCGAACTGCTCTTCCAAGTCCTCACCGAACGCGAAGAGAAGAACAGCGTCGCGATCGCTTCCAACCAGTCCTTCTCCGGCTGGACAGACACCTTCACCGACCCACGACTCTGCGCCGCGATCGTCGACCGGCTCACCTACCGCGGCACCATCATCGAAACCGGCACTCACAGCTACCGCCTGGCTCACACCGAAGCAGCAGCTACCGCGGGCTAA
- a CDS encoding very short patch repair endonuclease has protein sequence MRRSMRSNRRRDTGPELALRREAHRLGLRYFVDKAPLPELARRRADLVFSRLKVAVYLDGCFWHGCPEHYTVSKTNADFWATKVKKNRARDADTNRRLEEAGWTVIRVWEHEDPAVAAAGIKKVVEKAKKDRPKNR, from the coding sequence GTGCGGCGGTCGATGAGGTCGAACCGCCGCAGGGACACCGGGCCTGAACTGGCGCTGCGGCGGGAAGCGCACCGTCTGGGGCTGCGCTACTTCGTGGATAAGGCGCCGCTCCCCGAGCTCGCTCGGCGTCGAGCGGACCTGGTCTTCTCGCGCCTCAAGGTAGCGGTCTACCTCGATGGGTGCTTCTGGCACGGGTGCCCTGAACACTACACCGTGAGCAAGACGAACGCGGATTTCTGGGCGACCAAGGTCAAGAAGAATCGAGCGCGCGATGCCGACACGAACAGGCGTCTCGAGGAAGCCGGGTGGACCGTGATTCGCGTCTGGGAACACGAGGATCCGGCGGTCGCGGCAGCGGGGATCAAGAAGGTCGTCGAGAAGGCGAAGAAGGACCGCCCGAAGAACAGGTGA
- the istA gene encoding IS21 family transposase has product MGSKVELFAQIRRDARVEGMSIRALARKHGVHRRTVRQALSSAEPPPRKTPERSSPRLDRFKAAIDEMLRSDLDAPRKQRHTATRIRERLAIEHDAVELSYSTVRDYVRVRRAQIEVEAGRRTEVFIAQDHAPGAEAEVDFGEVWVILGGVKTKCHMFVYRLSHSGKAIHRVYPTGGQEAFLEGHVEAFRELGGVPTRHIRYDNLTSAVVAVLQGGDRRRQENPRWTLFHSHYGFDPFYCQPGIAGAHEKGGVEGEVGWFRRNRLTPMPQVESLDELNEQIKAWEDRDEGRRIDGRLRTIGQDYEHDRAALAPLPVEDFDPGLILTPRVDRSAMITVRMVKYSVPAHLIGRRVRVSLQASQLLVYDGRTLVARHPRVAGRGTAKIDLDHYLEVLKFKPGALPGSTALAQARAAGVFTASHDAFWAAARRVNGDTDGTSELIDVLLLHRSLPAAAVIAGIDAALRVGAVSAEVVAVEARRAEARLLAHASVAADQTGGANAGRHLDRHAERREQRVVSLTQRRLADPAAVIAGLPPDRRPLPSVTAYDRLLPQHRRRTASDALPASLDPPPIESLDPPPIERPTRL; this is encoded by the coding sequence ATGGGATCGAAGGTGGAGCTGTTCGCGCAGATCCGGCGGGACGCCCGGGTCGAGGGCATGAGTATCCGGGCGTTGGCTCGCAAGCATGGCGTGCACCGGAGGACGGTGCGGCAGGCGTTGTCATCGGCGGAGCCGCCGCCGCGGAAGACGCCGGAGCGGTCGTCGCCGCGGTTGGACCGGTTCAAGGCGGCGATTGATGAGATGTTGCGGTCGGATCTGGATGCTCCGCGTAAGCAGCGGCACACCGCGACGCGGATCCGGGAACGCCTGGCGATCGAGCACGATGCGGTCGAGTTGTCGTATTCGACGGTGCGGGACTACGTGCGGGTCCGGCGGGCGCAGATCGAGGTGGAGGCCGGCCGCCGGACGGAGGTGTTCATCGCCCAGGACCACGCCCCGGGCGCGGAGGCGGAGGTCGACTTCGGCGAGGTCTGGGTGATCCTGGGCGGGGTGAAGACCAAGTGCCACATGTTCGTCTACCGGCTCTCGCACTCGGGCAAGGCCATTCACCGGGTCTATCCGACCGGCGGGCAGGAAGCGTTCCTCGAAGGGCACGTCGAGGCGTTCCGCGAGCTCGGCGGGGTCCCGACCCGGCATATCCGCTACGACAATCTCACCTCGGCGGTGGTCGCGGTCCTGCAGGGCGGAGACCGGCGGCGACAGGAGAACCCGCGGTGGACGTTGTTTCACTCGCACTACGGATTCGATCCGTTCTACTGCCAGCCCGGCATCGCCGGGGCGCACGAGAAGGGCGGCGTTGAAGGCGAGGTCGGATGGTTCCGCCGCAACCGGCTGACCCCAATGCCGCAGGTCGAGTCCCTCGATGAGCTCAACGAGCAGATCAAAGCCTGGGAGGACCGCGACGAGGGCCGCCGGATCGACGGACGACTGCGCACCATCGGCCAGGACTACGAGCACGACCGAGCAGCGCTCGCGCCGCTGCCGGTGGAGGATTTCGACCCGGGCCTGATCCTCACACCACGGGTCGATCGGTCGGCGATGATCACCGTTCGGATGGTGAAGTATTCGGTGCCGGCGCACCTGATCGGCCGCCGAGTCCGCGTCTCACTACAAGCCTCCCAGCTGCTGGTCTACGACGGCCGGACCCTGGTCGCGCGGCATCCACGGGTCGCCGGCCGCGGCACCGCGAAGATCGACCTCGACCACTACCTCGAGGTGCTCAAGTTCAAACCCGGTGCCCTGCCGGGATCAACGGCGTTGGCGCAGGCCCGCGCTGCCGGGGTGTTCACCGCCAGCCATGATGCGTTCTGGGCCGCCGCCCGACGAGTCAACGGCGACACCGACGGCACCAGCGAGCTGATCGACGTCCTGCTGCTGCACCGCAGCCTGCCCGCCGCGGCGGTGATCGCCGGCATCGATGCTGCATTGCGGGTCGGGGCGGTGAGCGCCGAGGTCGTCGCCGTTGAGGCTCGCCGCGCCGAAGCCCGCCTGCTCGCGCACGCCTCGGTCGCTGCCGACCAGACAGGTGGGGCCAACGCTGGCCGTCATCTCGATCGCCATGCCGAACGACGCGAGCAACGAGTTGTCAGCCTCACCCAACGACGGCTCGCAGACCCCGCGGCGGTGATCGCCGGCCTGCCACCCGACCGGCGACCGCTGCCCAGCGTTACGGCCTACGACCGCCTGCTCCCGCAGCACCGGCGACGCACTGCCTCCGACGCGCTACCTGCGTCGCTGGACCCACCACCGATTGAGTCGCTGGACCCACCACCGATTGAAAGGCCCACCCGGCTATGA
- a CDS encoding DUF3558 domain-containing protein: protein MVSGCAVSVEGEAVSAGTTASNGATASARPLPFVPEFEGRTNERNDGTSFEPCTAYSDEEMKSLGADPRTLTDVMISVSPNYRGCRWDSLSGVAYFSQTLGNELSLENYKAKQSRRPWQPDRRISGRTVIVTTEGDNGCFASFMSEKAIIHSAYAVDGTGAKPSPGLVDECNMAIEWATLAISKAP from the coding sequence ATGGTCAGCGGATGCGCTGTATCGGTCGAGGGCGAGGCGGTGTCGGCCGGGACTACGGCCTCGAACGGAGCAACGGCCTCAGCTCGCCCCTTGCCGTTCGTGCCTGAATTCGAGGGGCGTACCAACGAGCGCAACGATGGGACCAGCTTCGAGCCCTGTACCGCGTACTCCGACGAGGAAATGAAGAGTCTTGGGGCAGACCCGCGAACGTTGACGGACGTGATGATCTCGGTTTCCCCCAACTACCGGGGATGTCGCTGGGACTCACTGAGCGGGGTCGCGTACTTCAGCCAGACGCTTGGCAACGAGCTGTCCCTAGAGAACTACAAGGCGAAGCAGAGTCGTCGCCCCTGGCAGCCCGATCGCAGGATCAGTGGGCGGACCGTTATCGTGACGACCGAGGGCGACAACGGATGCTTTGCGTCGTTCATGTCGGAGAAGGCGATCATTCACTCTGCCTACGCAGTCGATGGCACGGGGGCGAAGCCGTCACCTGGGCTCGTTGACGAGTGCAACATGGCGATCGAGTGGGCGACGCTGGCGATCTCGAAGGCACCGTGA
- the gndA gene encoding NADP-dependent phosphogluconate dehydrogenase: MSSNDAKANIGVVGMAVMGSNLARNLASREGNTVAIYNRSPEKTHEVAKNHPEANFVASDTIDEFVASLAKPRTAIIMVQAGAGTDAVIEQLKERFEPGDIIVDGGNANFHDTIAREAKIAPTGIHFVGAGISGGEEGALKGPSIMPGGTAESYKTLGPILASIAAVAEGEACVTHVGTDGAGHFVKMIHNGIEYADMELIGEAYDLLRNVAGYTPAQISGLFATWNEGPLNSYLIEITIDILKHVDAETGKPFVDIVTDQAGSKGTGVWTVQTALDLGVPVGGVAEAVFGRAVSSKRAQRDAVRALGIERPTAPRVDDSFVDDVAKALYASKIVAYAQGFDAIIAGAEKYGWNIDKGAVAKIWRGGCIIRAQFLNVLADAYAENPNLNTLLEAPYFAQAIRDGEDAWRRVVITATQAAVPVPGFATALSYFDSLNVDRLPAALVQGQRDFFGAHTYKRVDKPGTFHTLWSGDRSEVKTD, from the coding sequence ATGAGCAGCAACGACGCCAAGGCGAACATCGGAGTGGTGGGGATGGCGGTGATGGGCTCCAACCTGGCCCGCAACCTGGCGTCCCGTGAGGGCAACACCGTCGCGATCTACAACCGCTCGCCGGAGAAGACGCACGAGGTCGCGAAGAACCACCCGGAGGCGAACTTCGTTGCCAGCGACACCATCGACGAGTTCGTCGCCAGCCTCGCGAAGCCGCGCACCGCGATCATCATGGTGCAGGCCGGCGCGGGCACGGACGCGGTGATCGAGCAGCTCAAGGAGCGGTTCGAGCCGGGCGACATCATCGTCGACGGCGGCAACGCGAACTTCCACGACACCATCGCCCGCGAGGCGAAGATCGCGCCGACGGGCATCCACTTCGTCGGCGCCGGCATCTCCGGCGGCGAGGAGGGCGCGCTCAAGGGCCCGTCGATCATGCCCGGCGGCACTGCCGAGTCCTACAAGACCCTCGGCCCGATCCTCGCGTCGATCGCCGCGGTCGCGGAGGGGGAGGCCTGCGTGACCCACGTCGGCACCGACGGCGCCGGACACTTCGTCAAGATGATCCACAACGGCATCGAGTACGCCGACATGGAGCTCATCGGCGAGGCGTACGACCTGCTCCGCAACGTCGCCGGCTACACCCCCGCCCAGATCTCTGGCCTCTTCGCCACGTGGAACGAGGGGCCGCTCAACAGCTACCTCATCGAGATCACCATCGACATCCTCAAGCACGTCGACGCGGAGACGGGCAAGCCCTTCGTCGACATCGTCACCGACCAGGCCGGCAGCAAGGGCACCGGCGTCTGGACCGTCCAGACCGCACTCGATCTGGGCGTGCCGGTCGGCGGCGTCGCCGAGGCCGTCTTCGGCCGCGCCGTCTCGTCCAAGCGTGCCCAGCGCGACGCGGTCCGCGCGCTCGGCATCGAGCGCCCCACGGCCCCGCGGGTCGACGATTCCTTCGTCGACGACGTCGCGAAGGCCCTCTACGCCTCCAAGATCGTCGCCTACGCCCAGGGCTTCGACGCGATCATCGCCGGCGCGGAGAAGTACGGCTGGAACATCGACAAGGGCGCCGTCGCCAAGATCTGGCGCGGCGGCTGCATCATCCGTGCCCAGTTCCTCAACGTCCTCGCCGACGCCTACGCCGAGAACCCCAACCTCAACACCCTGCTCGAGGCCCCGTACTTCGCGCAGGCCATCCGCGACGGTGAGGACGCGTGGCGCCGCGTCGTCATCACCGCCACCCAGGCGGCCGTCCCGGTCCCGGGGTTCGCGACCGCCTTGAGCTACTTCGACTCGCTCAACGTCGACCGCCTGCCCGCCGCGCTCGTCCAGGGGCAGCGCGACTTCTTTGGCGCGCACACCTACAAGCGCGTCGACAAGCCGGGCACCTTCCACACCCTGTGGTCCGGCGACCGCAGCGAGGTCAAGACGGACTGA
- a CDS encoding TetR/AcrR family transcriptional regulator yields the protein MTEANSGAGGGAGGGAETAGKRGRPRANDPRRPGATAVDEILDAAAELFTQRGYAATSTRQIAEAVGIRQASLYHYFPTKGEILTALLEATVQAPLALARTVVTADGAPLDRLLSLARSDAGQLLAARYNLGALYHLPELAADEFAEFRADRAELASHYRSLATAVLDDDGDPRVLLPFRLVESVIGLRSDGAVGPGAGDGSGAGFDDGDVVDAICRAIQRVLA from the coding sequence GTGACGGAGGCGAACAGCGGGGCCGGCGGTGGGGCCGGCGGTGGGGCGGAAACCGCAGGTAAACGGGGGCGGCCGCGGGCGAACGACCCGCGCCGGCCCGGCGCCACCGCCGTCGACGAGATCCTCGACGCGGCGGCTGAGCTGTTCACGCAGCGCGGGTACGCGGCCACCTCGACGCGGCAGATCGCCGAGGCCGTGGGCATCCGGCAGGCCTCGCTGTACCACTACTTCCCCACCAAGGGTGAGATCCTGACCGCGCTGTTGGAGGCGACGGTGCAGGCGCCGCTCGCGCTCGCACGCACTGTTGTTACCGCCGACGGTGCGCCTTTGGACCGGTTGTTGTCGTTGGCCCGGTCCGACGCCGGGCAGCTGCTGGCGGCGCGCTACAACCTGGGCGCGCTCTACCACCTGCCCGAGTTGGCCGCCGACGAGTTCGCCGAGTTCCGCGCCGATCGGGCAGAGCTGGCCTCGCACTACCGTTCCCTGGCCACCGCTGTTCTGGACGACGACGGCGACCCGCGCGTACTCCTGCCGTTCCGGCTCGTGGAGTCCGTCATCGGCCTGCGGTCCGACGGTGCCGTCGGCCCTGGTGCGGGCGATGGCTCCGGGGCGGGGTTCGACGACGGTGACGTGGTGGACGCGATCTGTCGGGCGATTCAGCGGGTGCTGGCGTAG
- a CDS encoding DUF262 domain-containing protein gives MRAESKLIRDLFEGEQCLIVPVFQRPYVWDRVRNWEPLWNDIMTVSEMFHREEKPEPHFLGAVVLDSSDKDAADISVLQVIDGQQRLTTLQVVLCAVRDAFGTAGVDGRFSKVLNKLVTNEDQLSTEDFAPYKIWPTLRDRAVFAKIVGREQADSGTDSRLLDAHQYFFEETLTWLTENGLDQSRIRGLVDALRTGLQLVVIELSEADNAQVIFESLNDRGTPLLPSDLVKNALFQQLERAGADVSQIFEEYWQRLETDFWHEDVRQGRLIRTRVDAFFAHFLTMHTGEEVLSSNLFTRFKELTSALDVTGLEQFVTEIAECSDLYRRLVQRDDSEHRSLLDTAETLDSSVLFPVVLYLSRVAAPEDRAEAFSHIESWLVRRAVLKATSKNYNRMLLELLKVLRAADSDHGSVVRHYLIGNSSESGRWPTDTEIHEAFVTAPLFKLLTRPRLRMVLRGCESGLANEDAAPRDLSGVDYAVLAERRDAVSDDVRPTLGNITLTAKSTALGRTRAWTERKEILAGSGLHLNEGLPDAISDVEIAMRSSRLADGFCKRWPHPDSRAFDTSIGDQSDEAEHDVRVPDSGDAVLQTMWAGIRDYFLPLPVGTVARLGYVKLIWPR, from the coding sequence GTGCGGGCTGAGAGCAAACTCATTCGAGACCTGTTCGAAGGCGAACAGTGCCTGATCGTTCCGGTGTTCCAAAGACCATACGTCTGGGACCGCGTGCGCAACTGGGAACCGTTGTGGAACGACATCATGACGGTATCTGAGATGTTCCACCGGGAGGAGAAGCCGGAGCCGCACTTCCTCGGTGCCGTCGTCCTCGATTCCTCCGACAAGGACGCCGCAGACATCAGCGTCCTGCAGGTGATCGACGGACAGCAGCGACTCACCACTCTGCAGGTTGTGCTCTGCGCGGTTCGCGACGCGTTCGGGACCGCCGGAGTGGATGGCAGATTCAGCAAGGTACTGAACAAGCTGGTGACCAACGAGGATCAACTCTCTACAGAAGACTTCGCACCGTACAAGATCTGGCCGACCCTGCGCGACCGTGCAGTGTTTGCGAAGATCGTCGGACGTGAGCAGGCCGACTCCGGCACCGACTCTCGGCTTCTCGACGCCCACCAGTACTTCTTCGAAGAGACCTTGACGTGGCTGACTGAGAACGGACTCGATCAATCCAGAATCCGCGGACTCGTCGATGCGCTTCGAACGGGCCTGCAACTCGTGGTGATCGAATTGAGTGAGGCCGATAACGCGCAGGTCATCTTCGAGAGTCTGAACGACAGAGGTACTCCACTCCTTCCCAGCGACCTGGTCAAGAATGCGCTGTTCCAGCAGCTCGAGCGAGCAGGCGCGGACGTGTCCCAGATCTTCGAGGAGTACTGGCAGCGCCTGGAGACCGACTTCTGGCACGAGGATGTTCGGCAGGGGCGCCTCATCCGAACGCGGGTGGATGCGTTCTTCGCACACTTCTTGACCATGCACACCGGCGAAGAGGTCCTGTCCTCGAACCTTTTCACCAGGTTCAAGGAACTCACGTCAGCGCTGGACGTCACCGGACTGGAGCAGTTCGTGACGGAGATAGCCGAGTGCAGCGATCTTTACCGTCGCCTGGTTCAACGTGACGACAGCGAACATCGCAGTCTTCTCGACACTGCGGAGACACTCGACAGCTCCGTACTCTTTCCAGTGGTCTTGTATCTGAGCCGAGTAGCGGCACCTGAGGATCGAGCGGAGGCGTTCTCGCACATCGAATCCTGGCTGGTACGCCGAGCTGTGTTGAAAGCAACAAGCAAGAATTACAACCGCATGCTGCTGGAGTTGCTCAAGGTTCTCCGCGCCGCGGACTCCGATCACGGATCCGTGGTGCGACACTACCTGATCGGCAATTCTTCCGAATCGGGACGTTGGCCGACGGACACCGAGATTCACGAAGCGTTCGTCACGGCTCCACTGTTCAAACTACTTACTCGCCCCCGGCTACGAATGGTGCTCAGGGGTTGCGAATCGGGTCTCGCGAACGAGGACGCGGCGCCGCGCGACCTCAGTGGTGTCGATTACGCCGTGCTCGCCGAGCGACGGGACGCGGTCTCCGACGATGTACGTCCGACCCTCGGGAACATCACGCTCACCGCGAAGTCGACCGCACTCGGTAGAACGCGTGCGTGGACCGAGCGCAAAGAGATCCTTGCCGGTTCCGGACTGCATCTCAACGAAGGTCTGCCGGACGCGATCTCCGATGTCGAGATCGCCATGCGCAGTTCACGGCTGGCAGACGGATTCTGCAAACGGTGGCCGCACCCCGATTCTCGCGCGTTCGACACGAGCATCGGCGACCAGTCCGACGAAGCCGAGCACGACGTTCGCGTACCGGACTCCGGCGACGCGGTCCTGCAGACCATGTGGGCGGGGATCCGTGACTATTTCCTCCCCCTTCCAGTCGGTACCGTCGCGAGGCTTGGCTATGTCAAGTTGATCTGGCCCCGGTAG